From the genome of Methylocystis bryophila, one region includes:
- a CDS encoding efflux RND transporter permease subunit — MLKAILQFGLTRRAIIVIGVIIFVAAGLLAFSKLNIEAYPNPAPVILEITAQAAGLSAEEMERYYTIPIESALYPVPGVVNVRSTSFYGLSFVRVAFKYGVDYYFAYTQAAIALQQGVTLPGSQSAQIQQSSLTGEIYRYQVTGPPNFGLTNLRTIQDYIITRRMLTIPGVVQINSWGGTTKQFNVDVNLRKLEAYNVTIPQIISAIGNANANVGGREIQIGQQSINIRGIGLIDDGGADDVTRGTRTEDIENIVLSQTNGVPVTLKDVANVNVGYVPRLGIAGRDHEDDIAAAILLMGRMHHTNDVLPGVEEAAERLNHDGTLPPGVKIESYYDRGALVEVTTHTVLHNLFFGCALVFLIQWIFLGDLRSAIIVGVNIPFALFFAIIMLVIRGEDANLLSVGAVDFGIIVDSAVILVENIFRNFQSPKAAREELLGHLTEGFWGEDPTTPMGAHGRAAIWTNRLRLIFISALQVDKAVFFTATITVTAFLPLFTMTGVEGQIFGPMARTYAYALAGALMATFTITPVLASLVLPQHVEEVETWVVRQLRERYTPALRWALSNANLAIGLGGAFLLLSLLVATRLGSEFLPALEEGNFWIRAQMPPTISLEDGTEATRKMREILLRHPEVITVVSQHGRPDNGSDASPFSNVELFVPLKPFDKWPSRLTKEKLTDIVQKEFEDELPGISFNFSQYIQDNVEEALSGVKGANSIKIVGPNLTKLEDLAEQIMKEMRQVRGVADLGVFHVMGQPNLNIKVDRAKCARYGLNVGDVTTIVQAATGGTVATTVLEGDRQFGVQVRLQPEFRNSIDKIAAIKVGVNTPASANAYIPLRDLASISLETGASFIYRDRSQRYVPIKFSVRGRDLGSTVAEAQTRITKAIKLPTGYQILWAGEFENLQEAKKRLYFVVPVTFALILLLLYSLFNSLRDSLVAMAGIPFAISGGIIALYVSGLDFSISAAIGFISLFGVAVMDGILNITYFRELTIRGMDFEEAIFHGSEQRMRPMLMTALSAGVGLFPAAISNAIGSQVQRPLATVVVGGMLLGPIMLLVVAPALRSVFLSPPRFGAHASETDEEDSHRAH; from the coding sequence GTGCTCAAGGCCATCCTTCAATTCGGATTGACGCGCCGGGCGATCATCGTGATCGGCGTCATCATTTTCGTGGCCGCCGGACTGCTCGCCTTCTCGAAGCTGAACATCGAGGCTTATCCCAATCCGGCTCCGGTCATTCTCGAAATCACCGCGCAGGCCGCGGGCCTCTCCGCCGAGGAGATGGAGAGATATTACACGATCCCAATCGAAAGCGCGCTCTATCCTGTGCCCGGCGTCGTCAATGTGCGCTCGACCTCCTTTTACGGCCTCTCCTTCGTGCGCGTGGCCTTCAAATATGGCGTGGACTACTATTTCGCCTATACGCAGGCGGCGATCGCGCTGCAACAGGGAGTGACGCTGCCGGGCAGCCAATCCGCGCAGATTCAGCAGTCGAGCCTCACCGGCGAGATATACCGTTATCAGGTCACCGGCCCACCGAATTTCGGCCTGACCAATCTGCGCACGATCCAAGACTACATCATAACGCGCCGGATGCTCACCATCCCCGGCGTCGTCCAGATCAACTCTTGGGGCGGCACGACCAAGCAGTTCAACGTCGACGTCAATCTGCGGAAGCTCGAAGCCTATAACGTCACGATCCCGCAGATCATCTCGGCGATCGGAAACGCCAACGCCAATGTGGGCGGCCGCGAGATCCAGATCGGGCAGCAGTCGATCAACATTCGCGGGATCGGCCTCATCGACGACGGCGGCGCTGACGATGTGACCCGGGGCACACGCACCGAGGACATCGAGAATATCGTGCTCTCGCAGACAAACGGCGTGCCGGTGACGCTCAAGGACGTCGCAAACGTCAATGTCGGCTATGTGCCGCGGCTCGGCATCGCGGGGCGCGATCATGAAGACGACATCGCCGCCGCGATCCTGCTCATGGGCCGCATGCACCACACGAACGACGTGCTGCCCGGGGTCGAGGAGGCGGCGGAAAGGCTCAATCACGACGGCACGCTGCCGCCGGGCGTGAAGATCGAATCCTATTACGACCGCGGCGCCCTCGTCGAGGTCACGACCCATACGGTTTTGCACAATCTCTTTTTCGGTTGCGCGCTGGTGTTCCTCATTCAGTGGATCTTCCTTGGCGACTTGCGCAGCGCGATCATCGTGGGCGTGAACATTCCCTTCGCGCTGTTTTTTGCGATCATCATGCTGGTGATCCGGGGCGAGGACGCCAATCTGCTTTCCGTGGGCGCCGTCGACTTCGGCATCATCGTCGACTCGGCGGTTATTCTCGTCGAGAACATCTTCCGGAACTTTCAATCGCCGAAGGCGGCGCGCGAGGAGCTGCTCGGTCATTTGACCGAAGGCTTCTGGGGCGAGGACCCAACGACGCCCATGGGCGCTCACGGCCGCGCCGCGATTTGGACCAATCGGCTGCGGCTCATCTTCATCTCGGCGCTTCAGGTCGACAAGGCGGTGTTCTTCACGGCGACGATCACCGTGACGGCCTTTCTGCCGCTCTTCACGATGACCGGCGTCGAGGGCCAGATTTTCGGTCCGATGGCGCGAACCTACGCCTATGCGCTCGCGGGCGCGCTCATGGCGACCTTCACGATCACGCCGGTGCTGGCTTCGCTCGTCTTGCCGCAACATGTCGAAGAGGTCGAGACCTGGGTCGTCCGTCAGCTGCGCGAGCGCTACACGCCCGCGCTGCGCTGGGCGCTTTCCAACGCCAATCTGGCGATCGGCCTCGGCGGCGCTTTTCTGCTTCTCAGCCTTCTCGTCGCGACGCGTCTCGGCAGCGAGTTTCTACCGGCGCTCGAGGAGGGCAATTTCTGGATCCGCGCGCAGATGCCGCCGACGATCTCGCTCGAGGACGGCACGGAAGCGACGCGCAAGATGCGCGAGATCTTGCTGCGTCATCCCGAGGTGATCACCGTGGTCTCCCAGCACGGCCGACCGGACAACGGCTCCGACGCCTCGCCCTTTTCCAACGTCGAGCTCTTTGTGCCGCTGAAGCCTTTCGATAAGTGGCCCTCCCGGCTCACAAAGGAGAAGCTCACCGACATCGTCCAAAAGGAGTTCGAGGACGAGCTTCCAGGCATCAGCTTCAATTTCTCTCAATATATTCAAGACAACGTGGAAGAGGCGCTGTCGGGCGTCAAGGGCGCGAACTCGATCAAGATCGTCGGGCCCAATCTGACGAAGCTAGAGGATCTCGCCGAGCAGATCATGAAGGAGATGCGTCAGGTTCGCGGCGTCGCGGACCTCGGCGTCTTCCACGTGATGGGCCAGCCCAACCTCAACATTAAGGTCGACCGCGCGAAATGCGCGCGTTATGGGCTGAACGTCGGCGACGTCACCACGATCGTCCAGGCCGCGACCGGCGGGACCGTCGCGACGACGGTGCTCGAAGGCGATCGGCAATTCGGCGTGCAAGTGCGGCTGCAGCCGGAGTTTCGGAACTCAATCGACAAAATTGCCGCGATAAAGGTCGGCGTCAACACGCCGGCTTCGGCCAACGCCTATATTCCGCTGCGCGATCTTGCGTCGATCTCGCTCGAGACGGGCGCTTCCTTCATCTATCGCGACCGCAGCCAGCGTTATGTGCCCATCAAGTTCAGCGTGCGCGGCCGCGACCTCGGCAGCACGGTCGCCGAGGCGCAGACGCGCATAACCAAGGCGATCAAGCTGCCGACAGGTTATCAGATCCTTTGGGCGGGCGAGTTCGAGAACCTACAGGAGGCGAAGAAGCGGCTTTATTTCGTGGTGCCGGTCACCTTCGCGTTGATCTTGCTCTTGCTCTATAGTCTCTTCAACTCGCTGCGCGACAGCCTGGTCGCCATGGCCGGCATCCCCTTCGCGATCAGCGGCGGCATTATCGCGCTTTACGTCTCGGGCCTCGACTTCTCCATCTCGGCGGCGATCGGCTTCATCTCGCTCTTCGGCGTCGCGGTGATGGACGGCATTCTGAACATCACTTATTTCCGCGAGCTGACGATTCGAGGCATGGATTTCGAGGAAGCGATCTTCCACGGCTCGGAGCAGCGCATGCGGCCGATGCTGATGACCGCGCTCTCCGCCGGCGTGGGGCTGTTCCCGGCCGCGATCTCCAACGCGATCGGCTCGCAAGTGCAGCGTCCGCTCGCCACCGTCGTCGTCGGCGGCATGCTGCTCGGCCCCATCATGCTGCTTGTCGTCGCGCCGGCGCTGCGCTCGGTCTTCCTCAGCCCGCCGCGCTTCGGCGCGCATGCGTCCGAGACGGACGAAGAAGACTCCCACCGGGCGCATTGA
- a CDS encoding thioesterase domain-containing protein — MSLPIDSSSQQSAGGQTTVHHRSVELECSWVVPLRDSGARPPLFCACAGDGDGAAYSDLAAALPSDQPVYSFGLPALSGREQFPSVEQIAEKYVRKLRKIQKRGPYYLCGYSFGGLVVYEMALRLMEEGEQIGLLALLDTEHPSYSQTLPSAQRTDYYHTYLFHRLRKYGRNVIHGRIDQIVYDLFVLCRARCKKVAFRVFRAASRGLGWRIPSAFSSNELVLLAAWQAYRPPRYEGRLVLFNAAGRAPEYKADSTLGWKTCATGAIEVHVTPGDHHNLLRPPHARDFGERLTPHLGATVQPDGSDRGVGP, encoded by the coding sequence TTGTCGCTGCCGATAGACTCATCGAGCCAACAGAGCGCAGGCGGCCAGACGACGGTTCACCATCGAAGCGTCGAGCTGGAGTGTTCCTGGGTCGTGCCGCTGCGCGACTCCGGCGCAAGGCCACCGCTGTTTTGCGCTTGCGCCGGTGATGGCGACGGCGCCGCCTATAGCGATCTCGCTGCGGCGCTGCCGAGCGATCAGCCAGTCTATTCCTTTGGTCTCCCCGCTCTCAGCGGCCGGGAGCAATTTCCCAGCGTCGAGCAGATCGCCGAGAAATATGTCCGGAAGCTCCGCAAGATACAAAAGCGCGGTCCGTACTATCTGTGCGGCTACTCATTTGGCGGCTTGGTCGTATATGAAATGGCGTTACGCCTGATGGAAGAGGGCGAGCAAATTGGGTTGCTTGCGCTTTTGGACACAGAGCATCCATCCTACAGTCAAACTTTACCGTCGGCACAGCGGACGGATTACTATCATACGTACCTGTTCCATAGGCTCCGCAAATACGGCCGTAATGTTATCCATGGCAGGATCGACCAGATCGTCTATGACCTATTCGTGCTTTGCCGCGCGCGGTGCAAGAAGGTCGCGTTTCGGGTCTTCCGAGCGGCGTCCCGCGGTTTGGGCTGGCGGATCCCAAGCGCCTTTAGCAGTAATGAGCTCGTTTTGCTGGCGGCATGGCAAGCCTATAGGCCGCCGAGATACGAGGGCCGTCTCGTGCTCTTTAATGCGGCTGGCCGCGCCCCTGAATATAAAGCGGACAGCACGCTGGGATGGAAAACCTGTGCGACCGGCGCCATCGAGGTGCATGTGACGCCGGGAGATCATCACAACTTATTGCGTCCCCCGCATGCGCGTGACTTTGGCGAGCGCCTGACGCCCCATCTTGGCGCGACCGTACAACCGGATGGCTCGGATCGCGGAGTTGGGCCTTGA
- a CDS encoding efflux transporter outer membrane subunit, protein MAGALTRKGGAAGCAIVLAAGLAGCAVGPDFVTPPAPVADTWLEWRSHSLKSGAEEYRDWWRVFHDPVLNQLIDIAYAQNLTLLSAGTKVLQARAELGVAIGEFYPQSQSVSSAVSYNRASNATPASQGGNSTTLGNFWADRWMASAMWEVDIWGKFRRGVESADTTYLASIASYDDVLVTLLGDVAQTYIGIRTIEQQIAIARENIVRQREAVRIARDRYHGGASTMLDVYQSENVLAQTEATVPQLTIELRKGQNALRVLLGMAPEPLGSLLASSTGKIPSPSGEVVVGVPADLLRRRPDIRVAELRAAAQSAQIGVAEAELYPAISITGAFGGMASNVSGHSLVQMFQPLGRAFTIGPSFKWNVLNYGQITNNVRLQDATLQQYLVDYQNTVLNAQREVEDGISKFLLSRSQAAFLRRSVTEARGALKISLLEYQQGTRDFTTVLTSEENLYSAQNSFAVASGNVSTGLVAVFRGLGGGWQIREGQGFVDPATALDMRARTNWGELLSPGGQPPPPDPGLPGAQDEGPKIRLPEW, encoded by the coding sequence ATGGCAGGGGCACTGACGAGGAAGGGGGGCGCGGCGGGCTGCGCGATTGTGCTTGCGGCCGGTTTGGCCGGATGCGCCGTCGGCCCCGACTTCGTCACTCCGCCCGCGCCGGTCGCAGACACCTGGCTCGAATGGCGGAGCCATTCTCTAAAGAGCGGAGCCGAAGAATATCGCGACTGGTGGCGTGTCTTTCACGACCCGGTCCTCAATCAGCTCATCGACATTGCCTATGCTCAAAATCTGACGCTGTTGAGCGCCGGCACGAAGGTGCTCCAGGCGCGCGCCGAGCTCGGCGTCGCAATCGGCGAGTTCTATCCCCAGTCGCAAAGCGTGAGCAGCGCGGTCTCCTACAATCGCGCGAGCAACGCCACGCCCGCGTCGCAAGGGGGAAACTCGACGACGCTCGGGAATTTTTGGGCCGACAGGTGGATGGCTTCGGCGATGTGGGAAGTCGACATTTGGGGAAAGTTTCGTCGCGGCGTCGAGTCGGCCGACACCACCTATCTTGCCTCAATCGCAAGCTACGACGATGTGCTCGTGACGCTTCTCGGCGACGTCGCGCAAACCTACATTGGCATCCGCACGATCGAGCAGCAGATCGCGATCGCCCGCGAGAATATCGTTCGACAGCGGGAGGCCGTCCGAATCGCGCGTGATCGCTACCACGGCGGCGCTTCGACGATGCTCGACGTCTATCAGTCGGAAAACGTGCTCGCCCAGACCGAGGCGACTGTTCCACAGCTCACGATCGAGCTCAGGAAAGGCCAGAATGCGCTGCGCGTGCTGTTGGGCATGGCGCCGGAGCCGTTAGGTTCCTTGCTCGCCTCTTCGACTGGCAAGATTCCATCCCCCTCGGGCGAGGTTGTGGTTGGCGTTCCCGCGGATCTGTTGCGCCGCAGACCCGACATTCGCGTCGCCGAGCTGCGTGCCGCCGCGCAAAGCGCGCAGATTGGCGTGGCGGAAGCGGAACTCTATCCGGCGATCAGCATCACCGGGGCTTTCGGCGGCATGGCGAGCAACGTCAGCGGGCATAGTCTCGTTCAAATGTTCCAACCCCTCGGCAGGGCCTTCACCATCGGGCCCTCGTTCAAATGGAACGTGCTGAACTACGGGCAGATCACAAATAATGTGCGCCTCCAGGACGCGACCCTGCAACAATACCTTGTCGACTACCAAAATACGGTGCTCAACGCGCAGCGCGAGGTGGAAGACGGGATCTCCAAATTCTTGCTGTCGCGCTCGCAGGCGGCCTTTCTGCGCCGCAGCGTCACCGAGGCTCGCGGGGCCTTGAAGATTTCGCTGCTCGAGTATCAGCAGGGAACCCGCGACTTCACCACGGTTCTGACGTCGGAAGAGAATCTCTACTCGGCCCAAAACAGCTTTGCGGTGGCGAGCGGCAATGTGTCCACCGGCTTGGTTGCGGTCTTCCGCGGGCTCGGCGGAGGATGGCAGATCAGAGAGGGGCAAGGCTTCGTGGACCCCGCCACGGCCCTGGATATGCGCGCCCGAACGAACTGGGGCGAGCTCTTGTCTCCGGGCGGGCAGCCTCCGCCGCCGGATCCCGGTTTGCCTGGGGCCCAGGATGAAGGGCCGAAGATTCGATTGCCTGAGTGGTGA
- a CDS encoding glycosyltransferase family 2 protein: MIDFSVVIPTYRRREQLSEAIASVLRQSGVTFEVLVVDDCPDGSAGDDVRALNDPRVSYQRNPLPTGGVPSVVRNLARPRAKGSFIHFLDDDDIVPEGHYAAVKTAFDAHPGVGLVFGRIAPFGGCPETQLQHEQRYFAEAARNAAACGRFGSRLAFTSRMLFGPPMLVCSAGVARRECVERIGGFDPGIRLMEDADFFVRIMRECGALFLDRVALHYRIGSPSLMHSPTPPPAQLQEQRDGRKRMQRSYRAKQGALEFYTLAILARTVLKVL, from the coding sequence TTGATCGACTTCTCGGTCGTGATCCCGACTTATCGCAGGCGCGAGCAGCTGAGCGAGGCGATCGCCAGTGTGCTTCGGCAATCGGGCGTGACGTTCGAGGTCTTGGTCGTCGACGATTGTCCCGATGGGTCGGCGGGGGACGACGTGCGCGCGCTGAACGATCCGCGGGTGAGCTATCAGAGAAATCCTCTGCCGACCGGCGGTGTTCCCAGCGTGGTGCGCAACCTGGCGAGGCCCCGCGCGAAAGGGAGCTTCATCCACTTCCTAGACGATGACGACATTGTGCCGGAAGGCCATTACGCCGCCGTCAAGACGGCTTTCGACGCTCATCCCGGCGTGGGCCTCGTGTTCGGCCGGATCGCGCCGTTTGGCGGCTGCCCCGAGACGCAGCTGCAGCACGAACAACGCTACTTCGCCGAGGCCGCACGCAATGCAGCTGCATGCGGGAGATTCGGGTCCCGGCTCGCTTTCACGAGCCGCATGTTGTTCGGGCCTCCCATGCTGGTTTGCAGCGCCGGCGTCGCGCGCCGTGAGTGCGTCGAACGGATCGGCGGCTTCGACCCGGGGATTCGGTTGATGGAAGACGCGGACTTCTTCGTGCGCATCATGCGGGAGTGCGGCGCTCTTTTTCTTGATCGGGTTGCGCTGCATTACCGTATCGGAAGCCCGTCGCTGATGCATTCGCCCACACCCCCGCCGGCGCAACTGCAAGAGCAACGCGACGGTCGTAAGCGCATGCAGCGAAGCTATCGGGCGAAACAGGGCGCGCTGGAGTTTTACACCTTGGCGATCCTCGCGCGCACGGTATTGAAAGTGCTGTGA
- a CDS encoding efflux RND transporter periplasmic adaptor subunit — protein MKLSFHIARGWSNGSAGAAGALDHAAFRRKRLKAENVIDSKRLERDLCEKPVSTFSHRALARVAGAFFLVSAFILGAAPPASAESAWEKLFREIGGAQKPSPGKDAEPAKAASPPASGAAAPPAGAPTVPAARPRVQKVTEYVQLTGNATSVNTVNLIARVEGYLEKIHFRDGQTVRKGDLLFTIQQQQYKDQLRQAESQVRALEAAVYYARTEASRYGALEKKGAAAQVVVDNWNFQAAKTQADLEAAKAQVDIAKLNLSYTEVRAPFDGQMTKHYMDPGNTVGGAGQRTVLADIVQLDPIYVVANLSEAELFTIRSNLKQKWPEYAELLKVPVEVGLQNQNNFPYRGTIEYVAPGLDPKTGTLFVRGILKNPTLSLLPGFFVQMRLPKGRVLPGALLVPDSALQSDQGGRFLLVLNQDDVVEQRYVQLGELDGNLRVILSGLNGDDRVVLSDFWRASPGTKVSPKLIKLDREGENP, from the coding sequence ATGAAGCTGAGCTTTCATATCGCAAGGGGCTGGAGCAATGGCTCGGCGGGAGCCGCCGGGGCGCTAGATCACGCTGCTTTCAGGCGGAAGCGCCTGAAAGCAGAAAACGTGATCGATTCTAAACGTTTAGAGCGCGATTTGTGCGAAAAACCGGTTTCCACTTTTTCGCATCGCGCTCTAGCCCGCGTCGCCGGGGCTTTCTTCCTTGTCTCCGCGTTTATCCTCGGAGCGGCGCCGCCCGCCTCGGCCGAATCGGCCTGGGAAAAGCTGTTTCGCGAGATTGGCGGCGCCCAAAAACCTTCTCCCGGCAAGGACGCCGAACCCGCCAAAGCTGCGTCGCCTCCCGCTTCAGGCGCGGCCGCGCCCCCGGCGGGCGCTCCGACGGTCCCAGCGGCCCGCCCCAGGGTTCAGAAGGTTACCGAATATGTCCAGCTTACGGGCAACGCCACGTCGGTAAATACAGTCAATTTGATTGCTCGCGTGGAAGGATATTTGGAAAAAATCCATTTCCGGGATGGTCAGACTGTCCGGAAGGGTGACCTCTTATTCACAATACAGCAACAGCAATATAAAGATCAATTGAGGCAGGCCGAATCTCAAGTCCGAGCGCTAGAAGCGGCGGTGTACTATGCCAGGACGGAAGCCTCCCGCTATGGAGCGCTCGAGAAAAAGGGCGCCGCCGCCCAGGTCGTCGTCGATAATTGGAACTTCCAGGCTGCAAAGACCCAAGCCGACCTGGAGGCTGCAAAGGCGCAGGTCGACATTGCGAAGCTCAATCTCAGTTACACGGAGGTTCGCGCCCCGTTCGACGGTCAGATGACGAAACATTACATGGATCCCGGCAACACGGTGGGGGGCGCCGGTCAGCGAACCGTGCTTGCCGACATCGTGCAGCTCGATCCGATTTATGTCGTTGCGAATCTCAGCGAAGCCGAACTGTTCACAATTCGGAGCAATCTCAAGCAGAAATGGCCGGAATACGCTGAGCTCCTGAAAGTCCCGGTCGAGGTCGGACTGCAAAACCAGAACAATTTTCCCTATCGCGGAACGATCGAATATGTCGCGCCCGGACTCGATCCGAAGACCGGAACCTTGTTCGTGCGAGGGATCTTGAAGAACCCGACTCTCAGTCTGCTGCCGGGATTCTTCGTTCAGATGCGGTTGCCAAAAGGGCGAGTCTTGCCGGGGGCCTTGCTCGTGCCGGATAGCGCCTTGCAGTCGGATCAAGGCGGCCGCTTCTTGCTGGTGCTAAACCAGGATGACGTCGTCGAGCAGCGTTATGTTCAGCTCGGCGAGCTCGACGGCAACCTCCGTGTCATCTTGTCCGGGCTGAACGGAGACGATCGCGTCGTCCTCAGCGATTTTTGGCGCGCCTCGCCCGGAACGAAGGTTTCGCCGAAATTGATTAAGCTCGACAGAGAGGGAGAGAATCCCTGA
- a CDS encoding GNAT family N-acetyltransferase yields the protein MLLGAPTWPETELPGALFHEHWWLAAASNGQFQEVKVSNDGRVVGRLPFVVRRRLGFVECCMPPFTHVLGPVIDAGVGKPQTQLLRRLSIIRELIDQLPAFDFFHQAFPTSAADGLAFQEQGFDLKPQYTFEIDCRHDEKTLWGAMHFKTRQHIRRAEEKFTVSNVDDPNVFIDFYLDNLRKRHVASHTDFANFPELFRQSRARDSGMILSARWPDGTPAAMVYLVWGHGRMYYLLSTRAANIGDNGSINLLIWSAIKHANSRSLVFDLDGVSTSGTARFLSCFGGSPKLRMIVSRAGLAYGAVRHARRVLLWFPERETSNFT from the coding sequence ATGTTGCTGGGCGCGCCCACCTGGCCAGAAACAGAATTGCCAGGAGCGCTCTTTCACGAGCACTGGTGGCTTGCGGCCGCGTCAAACGGGCAATTTCAGGAGGTCAAGGTTTCGAACGACGGCCGCGTCGTCGGCCGCCTTCCGTTCGTCGTGCGGAGACGGCTGGGCTTTGTCGAATGTTGCATGCCGCCCTTCACTCATGTGCTGGGGCCCGTTATCGACGCGGGTGTTGGGAAGCCACAAACGCAGCTGCTTCGACGCCTGTCGATCATTCGGGAGCTGATTGACCAGCTTCCAGCCTTCGACTTTTTTCATCAAGCTTTTCCCACATCGGCCGCCGATGGCCTGGCCTTCCAGGAGCAGGGCTTCGACCTAAAGCCACAATATACCTTTGAAATTGATTGCAGACACGACGAGAAAACGCTTTGGGGCGCGATGCACTTCAAGACTCGGCAACATATCCGCCGGGCGGAAGAAAAATTCACTGTCTCCAATGTCGATGACCCGAACGTATTTATTGATTTCTATTTAGACAATCTCAGGAAGCGCCACGTAGCAAGTCACACCGATTTTGCAAACTTTCCCGAGCTGTTTCGCCAGAGCCGCGCTCGGGACAGCGGGATGATCTTGAGCGCGAGATGGCCTGATGGAACGCCCGCAGCGATGGTATATCTCGTCTGGGGACACGGAAGGATGTATTATCTGCTCTCGACCAGGGCTGCGAATATCGGCGATAATGGTTCGATAAACCTGTTGATCTGGTCGGCGATCAAGCACGCGAATAGCCGCAGCCTCGTATTCGATCTCGATGGCGTCTCCACGAGCGGAACGGCGCGCTTTCTCAGTTGCTTCGGCGGATCGCCGAAGTTGCGCATGATCGTAAGCCGAGCGGGCTTGGCCTATGGTGCCGTGCGACACGCCAGACGCGTGCTGTTGTGGTTCCCGGAGCGGGAGACAAGCAACTTCACCTGA
- a CDS encoding P-II family nitrogen regulator: protein MKCVAAVIRPFKLTDVKDALRKIGVMGLTVTEVKGYGRQAGHADIYRDAEHVAMFIPKVKIEVVVNAEMVERAIEKIIEIARTGTHGDGKIFVYTLDQVVRIRTGERDKDAI from the coding sequence ATGAAATGCGTGGCTGCCGTCATTCGTCCGTTCAAGCTGACCGACGTCAAAGACGCCTTGCGCAAGATCGGCGTGATGGGACTGACGGTCACCGAGGTGAAGGGCTATGGGCGCCAAGCGGGGCACGCCGACATCTACCGGGACGCGGAGCATGTCGCCATGTTCATCCCCAAAGTGAAAATCGAGGTCGTCGTCAACGCCGAGATGGTCGAGAGGGCGATCGAGAAGATCATTGAGATCGCGAGAACCGGAACGCATGGCGACGGAAAGATTTTTGTCTACACTCTGGATCAGGTCGTCCGCATCCGCACGGGCGAGCGCGACAAGGATGCGATTTGA